Part of the Niallia alba genome is shown below.
ACTGTGACCTGTAACCTTTAGCAAACAACACACAGTTGAAAACAATTGTTATAAGCTATATAATAAACGTATATCATGAAAAAGAGAAGCGCGCGAACACTTCTCCCTGCAACCTCTACCGTCAGGGTGTGGTTGTCAATTAAATATTATTTTGGTTGAGAACCACCCTTTTGCTTGCGACGGCGTAGGGTGGTTTTCTTGTTTTCTAATATGTTCTTCCGAAAGAAATAGGCGCTAATCTCATGCACAATCCCCTTCAGAACTTCACGAAGAAATTCAAGAAATGTTTCCATGATTATCACCTCCTTTCCTAAACGGAAAGAAGCACAACAACCAACCACCCTCACAATATTCAGTTGCTATTTCAGTTTATCACATTCACACAATCTAACTCTCTATCAATCTTCGACAAATTTCGGGCCGTCACTGTGACCTAGAATTTTGGTGCCTGTCACCCTATCTCTACCTTAACCCCAAAATGATCAGACACAACCGGCGTGGTTCTTCCATCAAAAACAGTTTCATATGAGTAAACAGATAGATTAGAAGAAACAAAGATATAATCAATCCGAAGCAGATCACTATTATTCTCCCAGCCATCAATTTTCTTCACCACAGTATGGCTGCCATTTTTGACCGTGGCATCTAGATAAGCATCCTTTAAATGGGGGTGCTTGGAAACAACGCTATAGCCTTCTTTCTCGATATGAGCAGGGTTATTAAAATCGCCCATCAACAAGATACATCCACCTGCCCGTGCTTCCGCTTCCCATGCTTCAACAAGCTTGTTCCATTCATACAAGAAAGGATAGCTTTCGGTTTCATCCTGCCACCAAGAGAGGTGCAATCCGTATACTAAATAGTTTCTTTCACTTGCTTGAAAACTAACTTCCAACGCTTTTCTTGTATGATAGTCTGTATAATCATCTTTGCGGGACAGCAATATCCCTCTTGCATTTGTTACCTTAAATCGAGTGAGAATGGCGATTCCTTCATCATATTGGTCGTAACCAATATGACTAGGAACCCAGCTCCAATAATATTCAAGCCCTTCTTTCTTCAGCTCCTGCTGGAGAAGAAAAGCAAAGTTATCTTTTTTAATTACCGTATCTTGATTGGGGGCAATGAAAAAAGAATCCACCTCTGCCTCCTCTGCATCCATCGATTGATTTACTTCCTGTAAGGAAATAACATCATAGGAATCAGCAAGCAATTGCACCTTGATCGCTTCCAGTTTTTCTAAAGGACTTTCTTCTATCCAGCTATGGGTATTTAATGTTAATAATTTCATTCACTTTGCTCCAAATAGTCATTAATGTCTGATTTCAGAATGTCAGCCTTTGGACCATAGATAGCTTGAACACCGCCATCCTTCTTAATTAAGCCCATTGCACCAGCTGCTTTCCATGACGATTCATCGCCTACTTTATCTAGCTCTTTTACAGAGACACGCAGTCTTGTCATACAGGCATCCACATCAGTAATATTAGCTTTTCCGCCTAATAAGTCGACAATTTCTAACACTTGGCTGTTAGTAGGACCAGCGTTCCCAGCTTCAGTGGTGTTAGAATCTGCATCACTTTCATAGTTACCATTACGACCTGGTGTTGAAAAATTAAATTTCTTAATCATGACATTCGCAATAAAATAGCTCACTATAAAGAAGACAATACATACAATTACATAGTTTAGGACGTCGCCTCCCAAGCCTGCTTTAAAAGCAATCGGCAAACGTGTAATCAGTTCTAAGTTTCCAAAGGAATGGAGCCGTAAATGGACAATATCCGCAGAGGCAAAAGCTAATCCTTGTAAAATAGCATAAACAACATAAAGTACTGGAGCAGCAAACATAAACATGAATTCTAATGGCTCTGTAACCCCTGTTAAGAAGACAGCGATGGCTGCGGAAAAAATCATTGATTTATACTTTTTCTTTTTATCCATATCCACATTTCGGTAGATTGCAACAGCGACTCCCATCAAAATTGCTGTTGCACCAATCATCTGCCCTACTTTAAAACGTGCTGGAGTAACAGATGAGAGCAGTTGATTATATGCCGCAGTATCACCCGCATTTTGTAGATTTACTAAATCACTTGCCCAAGCTAGCCAAAGTGGATCTTGTCCAAATACTTCCTTACCAGCCATCACACCAGACATGATCGTATACGTTCCACCTAGTGAGGTATAGTTAATTGGAATCGTCAACATATGGTGTAGACCAAATGGAATAAGTAGACGTTCAGCTGTACCATAGATAAAAGGCGCTAGGATTGGAGCGCTTTCACTTGAAGTCGCAATCCATAATCCAAAATGGTTAATGCCTGTTTGAATCGTTGGCCAAATCACCGCAAGGATCAAGGAAACGATAACAGACCAAAGGATAACCACAAACGGTACAAATCGTTTTCCATTAAAGAAGGCCAGTGCATCTGGCAGCTTTCTGAAATTGTAATATTTATTATAGACAATTGCTCCGATAAAGCCAGAGATAATCCCCACGAAAACACCCATATTAAGTGCAGGCGCTTCCAATACACTTGTAAAATATCCTTCTACTAAAATCTTGGTTCCAAATAAAGTATGCGTAAATGCACCATCTTCAGATAGCATTTCATTTGTGACCCCAAAGATAGAGCCTGTAATTCTATTAATTAATAAGAAGGCAATTCCCGCAGCAAAGGCTCCGCCTGCTTTTTCCTTTGCCCACGAACCACCAATTGCTAAGGCAAATAAAATATGTAAATTCCCAATAATCCCCCAGCCAATATTCTCTACAACGCTTCCAATTGTGATAAAAACAGAAGCATCAATCATGGCAATCAGCTTACCTAAACTAATCATAATCCCAGCTGCCGGCATAACAGCTACCACTACCATCAATGCTTTTCCGAATTTTTGCCAAAATTCAAATGACAACATCTTTTTCATTGTGTTCCCTCCTATTTACAATTAAAACGTTTGCACTAAAACTTATCTTTGATTATAGTAATATATCAACCATTTTACAAGAAAAATATTTATAATTTTAGTAATTAATTGCAAAAATAGCGCAAACGATTGCATTAATCAGAATCACCTTCAGAAAAAATCCTTCTTTTAAAAAGAATGATAAATAAATTGCGTCTGTTAATTTAACTGTCTATCTCTTATGGACAAAATAGACCGTTTGTCTTTTTATGGTGCCTGACTCCCAAAAAACCCTGGACAATTGTCGGTCGCAGAAATTTTCACCTTAGCCTTTACTGGTGCTGTTGCCCTTGAACTATTTGCATTAGTTGACAGTTGGTTCGGCCCAGCTATTGGTCCTTTATCCGAAGGTATTACATCGAAAATGAGTAAGCGTTTTAAAGGCCGGAAATTATTGATAGGAATCGACTGGCCAATCCTGGCGACACGCGCAGAACTATGGGCAGTAGCGAATATTTTAGCACCAATCTTGCTGCTAGTCGCTATCTTTCTTCCCGGCAATACAGTCCTTCCATTAGGAGGAATTCTGCTTACTGTATTAGCCCCAGCCCTTTTAATCGTGACAAAGGGAAGAGTAGTACGCATGACCATTATTGGAACCATTTTAATTCCTTTATTCTTATGGGGAGCAACTTTTATTGCTAAATTCGTGACGGAAACCTCTAAAGCTATGGGGAATTTTCCTAATGGATTGGATGCAGATGCCCTGTTCTCTTCCGTGGACTCTGATCCAATTGAAAAAATGCTAGCTATTCTATTTGGGAAAGCTGTCGATGCTTGGGATATCAAATTAATAGGATTCTCCGTGTTAGCGCTTATCGCTTATATCCTGTTATTCGGCTGGTACTTTAAACAAATGAGAAAAGAAAATAAGAAAATGGAATTGAAACAAAATACAGATAAGAAAGTATCATAAGTAGAAAATAGGGTGTTAACTTTGAAATTTCAGGTTAGCATTCTATTTTTATTTTCATGGAGCGTATAAAGAAAATCGCCATAACTACTGTATTCATCCTTCAGCAGATTCTACTGCCAAAAGAAGTCCTCATCTTCTATTTTTTCAAAATTTTTATTCAAAATGCGAACTTTTTAAGTTACAATGTAAATATTGTACGTAAATAACCCGTATAATCCCGGTAATATGGTCTGGGAGTCTCTACAGAGTGGCCTTAAATCACTCTACTATGGACGGAAAATTTCTTTTTCTAGAAACCGTTCTACTTTGCTGAACGGTTTTTTTCTATAGGACATTGCGGGAAATAGTAAAGGAGAAGGAAAATGGAAGATATACTAAAAGACATACTAGCAGCATTTAGTGTTGTATTAAATGGATTGCCCCAAGGGTTATTGGCGCTATCTTTTGGCTTTGCGTCCGTGCCAACCGCACTTGCTTTTCTTGTAGGTGCTGCTGGGAATAGCTTAACAAGCAATGTAGCTGTTATTTCCTTTCAAGCAGAAACCATAACAGTTGCAGGAACAATGGGGAAAAATATGCGCGAACGGCTCTCTTCCATCTTTTTTGGTGCCTTTTTATTAGTTATTATAGGTGTTTTTGGATTGATGGAACAAATCGTTGCCTGGATTGGTCCTGTTATTACAAACGGGATGATGGCTGGTGTTGGTTTTATGCTTGCAAAGGTTGCCTGGGATATGGCAAAAAACGATCGATTGATTGGGGTCACTTCATTCGCTAGTGCCTTATTAACCTATATTATTTCAAAAGACTTAGTATATACAATCACTGTTTCTGTGCTGCTTTCTAGCATTGTCTATCATTTCACTAAAAAAGAATCTGCCACTGTAACAAATATGCTAACAGAAGATAAATTTAAGCTCCAAAAGTTTATTCTCAACCCTTCTGTTATTCGCGGGGCACTCGCTCTTGTTTGTTTGAATATTGGTGCTAATATTGCCTTTGGAAAAATCAATGGAGAAATCGCCGGAGCAAATGTAAATATTGATACGCTAACGATTATTAGTAGTTTAGCAGATATGGTCTCTTCTTTATTTGGCGGAGGACCTGTGGAAATCATTATTTCTGCGACTGCTTCTGCTCCCCATGCAGTATGGGCAGGTGTTCTAACAATGGCCATCATGGCAGCGATCCTGTTCTTCAAACTTTTGCCGAAGATTGGAAAATATGTACCTAGTTCATCCATTGCCGGTTTCCTTTTCGTCTTAGGTGCGATTGTGACATTACCAGGCAATGCAACAGCCGCACTAACTGGTACAGAAGCTAGTTCCCCTATTGTTGGAGCCATTACTATCATCGTAACAGCCATTGCCGATCCATTTTTAGGGTTATTAGCTGGCGTTGTGATGGAATTTTTACTAGGACTCTTTGGAGTTTAAGAAAAAGGAGAATTTATGATGGAGACTTATTCACTAGCTGTTGCCGGAGTAAAAAGAAAGTTACCAATTATCCCAATTTCAAATGATTTAAAGATTGCAAGCTTTGTTATTTTAGGCGATACAGAAATCGTCGTTGCAGCCGCTTCCCTCTTAGCAGAGCAATTGAAAGACATCGATTATTTAGTAACAGCCGAGGCAAAAGGAATTCCCCTCGTCCATGAACTATCGAAACAACTAAACATGCCAGAATATATCGTTGCTCGAAAAAGTGTAAAACCCTATATGGACGAACCGCTAATCAATCAAGTCGTGTCCATTACCACACAAAAAGAACAATTACTCTGTTTAGATGGAAAAGACGCCGCCAAGATTAAAGGAAAACGCATTGCCTTAATAGATGATGTCATTAGCACCGGAGAGTCGATACGAATACTCGAGGAACTAGTTACCAAAGCAGGAGGAATCACTGTTTCAAAAGCTGCCATTCTTGCTGAGGGTGATGCTGCCGAAAGAGATGATATCGTTTATTTAGAGAAGTTGCCTGTGTTTTGATGGGTAGAATTTCAGGGGGACGGTCTTATAAGAGGTATGAAAGTAGGAGATAATTTTTGCTTTCTCTCCTCTTATCGTCTTGCATCTCTAGAAGAATTTAGGTTTGGTCACAGTGACGACCCGAAATTTGTCGAAGATTGATAGAGAGTTAGATTGTGTGAACTCGTTGCACAGCGACGTTCAGAAAAATCTTGTTTCACATGAATGTTTCACGGGATGTTATATGTGTGTGATGGTTATAGAAATTTGTTAATGGATTGTTGCAGAAGAATAGAGCAAATCTTATTTAACCCTTATTTTACTAATAGGGTATAGTTGCACAGAGACGTCTTGAAATCAAATTCGTAAATTCATTTATAAAAATTTTAAAATGAACTTACGAATTTTAGTTAATTAAAATATTGATTCAAAAAAACTGATAATTCATTGACTATAATCCTATTGATATATTAGTATAAAGATACAATAAAAAACTAACGGGAAGTCCCCGAGAATCCTATGGAAGTTTGTACATTTGCTTGTACAAACTCGATAGCATTTTCAGGGACTTTTTTGTTTTTTTTTGTGAAAAAAAGGAGGAGTCTCTATGAAGAAGTTAGTAAGCGCAAAAGCAAATTGGCTAAAAAAGGAGTTGGCTTATTTTGGATCGACTGCAGTAATCTGTCTGTATCTGGTGATTCCAAGTAATGTTTATGCAGAAGAAGCATGGAAGAAGGCGGGGTTTGATAAAAGGCCTTTGGACGAGGATTTTATGAGAAATCTATTTTTTGTAGTAGCATTCTTAGCAATAATCGCAATTATTTATATTACTATTTTCATTATTTTACGCAATCGCAGTAAACATTAAATTGGGATTAACAGATGTCAATTTGACAATTCTTGGTCACAGTGCACCGAATTGTTGGTTTGCCTGATGCTTCTGTTAAAGAGTCATGAAACAGGTGCCAGGCCATAGCCATCAAGTTAAGCATATCATTACTAATCTAGATAAAAAAGTCTATCCTTTCTATTAGACTGACCTAGCAATATGGGACAGTTATAAAACACCTTCTTAGGCTGCCATATTACCAAACTCTATTGGTGTGTAGTAGCCTAATTTTTCTTGAATACGCTCTTCGTTATAATACCTCATAAATTGATCGACACGTTCTGTAACTTCTTTTAAAGACAAAGAATGAAATTTAACATACTGAAATTCTTCTGATTTTAGGTTTGAGTGAAAGGACTCAATGACTGCATTGCCCCAACAATTTCCCCTGCGTGACATACTACTGACTAAATTCTTCTCTTTGATCCGATTTTGATACGCATAGGTTTGAGAGGCGTAAACACTTCCTTGATCTGAGTGGATGATTACTCCTTCAGGGTTTCCTCGTTTTGCTAGTGCTTCATTCAAGGTATCCATTACTAAAGAAGTTTGTTGATGGGGATAAAGCCTATAGGCAACGATTTGAATGTTAAACAAATCCATGATGGTAGATAAATATAAAGTATCTGGACCATATTGAATATAGGTAATATCTGTTACCCATTTTTCTTTAGGATTGCTTGCATAAAATTCTCGCTGTAATAAGTTTGGTGCAACAATGACAGATTCCCCTTGTGATTTCCACTTTCTCTTTTGCTTTACTCTACACTGAAGATGGTATTTTTGCATAATGCGTTGAACAGTATTGCGATTTAATTTAATCTGATAGTTACGCTTTAACAGCTCCTTGATCTTCCGGTGACCATATCGGTACTTTGTTTCTTTACATAGGAAAATAATGGTTTCCTCTTGTTTAGACAACTTGGCAGATTGCGAAGATGCCCAGCGATAATAAGTAGATCTTGGTACATGTAAAGCGGATAAAATAGCTGATATAGTATACTTTTTTCGTAATGTCTTTACTAGTCGGAGGACAATTTCTTTTTCAGCTCCTTTTCGATCTCCAAATACTTTTTTAAGATTTCATTCTCCTGCTTTAAATGATTCATTTGGCGTTCCTTTTTCTCTTCATCACTTGAACCATCTGGTCCATACCCATATGAGTATTGCTTTCCTATTGGTTGATCGAATCGATGAACTTGATTTTCCCGATACCATTTCATCCACGTTTTGATTTGAGAAACATTTTTAATCCCATGTTTCTGCATGATTTCTTGATTCGTAAACTGACCGCTCATCTTATCTCTAACAACTGCCCACTTAACCTCATTTGAATATACGTTTTTGCCCATGCAAAACACCTCCGAATTTAGTACTTTGTTTAATTGTACCATTTCGAAGGTGTTTTATATTGTCTCATTAATTTAGGTTAGTCTAGAGTATTAGCTGCTTCTTGATAGTCTTTTTTGTTCCCTAAACAATCTAGCACAATTTGTATTCGTTCTTCCCAAGTCGTTTTTCTTCCCTTAGTCATAGAGCTCGTCCTTCCTTGTGACGTATCTTTTATTTCACTATGACTATTATACTTCTTAATCCACCCTCTAAGGACAGATGGATCGGATATTTCATACATTCTCGTAATTTCACGAATCGAGTAATTTCCAGAGGCATAATCTTGAATAGCGGATAACTTTAGTTCTTTAGAATACTTTTTCCAGGAAGAAGTCTCTTTTAGTCCTTCTAAACCGAATGTATCAAATTTATATTTCCATTCCAAAACGGTAGAAAAGTGCACCTTATAAATCGATGAAACTTGGAGTGACGAATTTACTTCCCCTAAAGCTTTCACTATTTGATATTTCTCTTCTACAGAATAAGATTTTCTAGACATAAAAATACTCCCCTACAAGTAACCAGATTTTTATTTTTTAATCTGTCTACCTAAAGGGGAGCATATCACCTTTCCCTCTATCTAACTCAACACTAAAATAGAAACAACAATAATTCGTCCACGATCACATCCACTTGGTTCCTAAATCCATTACTTGTCTTCCGTTCACGCTTTCCTCGCTCATATCGAAAATCTAAGAATTCATTCCACTCCATGACCTCTCCTAATGCATGCTTTAAAACAAATGCGATTGTATTCTGATCCTCTTTCATTCCATCTCTGTTTAAAAGGAGTAAAGGCACATCATAAATTACCGCTTCACTTACCGTTCCCCACCCGGCCTTCGTAATGACAAGGTCGCTTGCTGCAATATAATGCTGTGACTCAGTCTCATCAGCAGGAATGGAGAAAACATTATCTCCTTCCATTCTTACATTCGATGAGACAATAAATACACAATCCTTACTATCCCAGATTGGCAACGAACTTACATTAATATGATTTATCTTCATTCCTAGGCCAAAGAAAATAACAGTCTTTTTCCTAGAAGGATTTACCTTATCAAGAATCTCTTCTACCTTCTCATCTTCAATCTTTCTAGAAAAAAAGGAAAAATCCCTCTTATCCCCTAGCCAATTTCGTTCATTATTGCCTGCTAATAAGAAAAAGGAAGTCATCCTTTCATATGCTTGTTTCAATCTCTCTAACCTTTCCTTATCCAAAAGGAGTTCATAGGCACTATACCAAGTAAAATTAGAAATTCCAACAGAAGGAATCCCTGCTTTCGTAGCTGCTTCAAACGGTAATGGGGAAATATCAGAGATAACTATATCTACTTTGTTACTTATAAGAAAATCCTCTTCCTTCTCCATCTTGCTTTTCCAGTCTTTAAAAAATATATCAAAACTCTCTTTCAATTTTACCTTATCTGGCTCCAAACTTTGCTTCTTAAGAAAATAACCAATATCAGTTGATACTTCTCTAATAGAAACTTGTTTGAAAGGAAGAGAATTCTTCAAGAAAGGAATAGCAAATGAATGACAAATAATGATATACAAAGAAGGCTCTTTCTCCAAAAGTTCTCTAATAATTGCAACAGAACGCACCGCATGCCCATATCCATAGTCCGATATATAATAAGCAATGGTTTTCTTGAAATTCCTCCTATTTCTATTAACCATAGGATACCCCCACCTAAACGAATTGATAGGAACTATTTTACATTCCTTTTATCCCTGCAAGGAACTATCATTTGTCCTGTTGTAATGCCAACGATATAAGATTGGTGTGTTCTGCCAAACACAAAACAACCACTAATCAAGTAAATATAAAGATACCAGGCTGTATTTTATTTCTCTTTAGTGCAAATTGCAAATAGAATTACTTTTGTCTTCTTGAGAAAGATAATTGTCTTTTTGCGGTGCCTGACACTAATTCTTGACCCCATGTCCCTATATGTGCGGTTTTTCCTTATAAGCTTTATAATATGAGAAAGGACGGTGATAAGCATGCTAAAAGAAGAATTACAAAAGAAGTTAGTTGATAAAATCATTCTAGACACAAACCCAGCCTTCGTCATTCTATTTGGTTCATTCGCTAAAGGCACGACACATGATGAAAGTGACATCGATCTTGCTTATTTCAGTGACAAGAAGCTATCATCTTATGAACGTTTTATGCTTGCTTCTGAGCTTGCTGCAATTGCCGGTCGGGAAGTCGATTTAGTCGACATTAAACAAATCGATACAGTATTTACAATGCAGATTTTTGAGCAAGGCAATCCGATTTATATACATGACGAGAACGAATTTACATGCCAAAAAATGCGTGCTTATAGCATGTATGCTACGTTAAGTGAGCAACGTGCTACAATTATTAATGCGATCAAAGAAAGAGGGAGTGTATTCGGCAATGAATGATGTTATTTTAAATAAAACGACGACAATTGAACGTTGTGTTAAGCGTATTTATGAAGTGTACGAAGACAATCCTGCAAACTTAACGGACTTTACAAAACAGGATAGTATCATTTTAAAAATTCGTGGTCACAGTGACCACACCTGAGGATGAGGAGAAATTCGCACTTTCCCCTCTACCATCTAAACCTTACAAAATGTCTAAATGGAAAACAGCGAATACGGTCCGACTATCACCTCTCTGTCGATTGATATTCAGTTCCATATGAATATCAATCGACAAGTCAAAGTGAAACATCTCTGTGAAACAAGATTTTTCAGGGCGTCACTGTGCAGCGAGAATTTGGTCCTCTTTTAATTTTGTACGGAATCGACAACAAAAAAAAGCACACCATGCAGTTACATCAGCTTGCCCCCTCCAATTCCCTTCAAGCATCAAAAGGGGCATAAAAACGGCTGTATGTATTTACTAGCAAATATTGACTATTAGTTTCTTCCTCAACATGTATTTCTTAGATGGACTATTTATGATTTTTGTCTTTTTGTGGTGCTGACACTTAATATGGTGGTGGTATTCACAACGAATCTAGATTATTGAAAGGTTACGCTACAACAATACTTTTCCCGTTTCTGTGTCGGTGTCCCTTCATAATAATCTAGTAAAAAATTCACATTCATAAAACAAGGTACTGTCGAATCCTTCTTATAATATTGATAGCTACTCCAAGGATAGTATTCTGCCAGCTTAACCATCCTCGCCTCTACTGGGTTAAGGTGTATATAACGGCTAACTTCTAACATACCTTCTTTGTTCTCAATAACTTTGTCATAAAAACGTTTTTCAAAGACATGGCCTGTTAAACGGTATTTGGTGTTATAGTAATTGGCATAACGTTTATTGATTAGTGCCATTAGCTTTGAGATGGGTACTTCACTAGAACGCAATTGGAAATGGAAATGATTATTCATGAGGCAATAAGAGGCGATTTCAAAGGGGTACTTTTCGTAGAGTTGCGTTAGGATATGAAGAAAAGCTTGAAAATCACTGGCATTCCGAAACAAGGGATCACGTCGATTCCCCCGGGAAACAATATGATAAAATCGCTCTGGTATATATACTCTTTTCTTATAGGGCATTATTTCTCCCTCGCAATCGTCATTTGTTTATTCTGCTCCCAGCGTCTTAAGGTCATCGCTTCCCAAATGGCTTGATCAGCTATTCTTTCTTCCCCTGCTAAATCAGAAATGGTCCTTGCGAGTCTAATAATTTTAATCTGAACACGATTGCTCCAGTTTTGCTTAGAAGATATTTGAGTGAGCGTCTTTTTCTGTTCTGTTGTCAAGGCACTCGTTTCCACCAAAATTTCAAACGGAACCTTCGCATTGGATACCTCTTGTTGATACCGTTCATACTGGCGCACACGCGCTTTTTCCACTCTTTTACGAATATCGTTAGAGGATTCTTGCGTCGTGGAGGGCCGGTTAACATTTACTGACTGTAAGGATAAAAGGATGTCCATTCGGTCATAGATAGGACCTGACAACCGATTTCGGTAGGCTTGAATTTGCTTTTGGGAACAGGTGCAATAATGCTGAAGAGAACCGAGGTATCCACATGGACAAGGGTTCATAGCACCTATTAAGATAAAAGAAGCTGGATACGTCACAGTAGAATGCGCTCGACTAATGGTTACTTCACCTGTTTCGAGTGGTTGACGGAGCATATCAAGCGTTTTTTTGGAGAATTCTGCAATCTCATCGAGAAAAAGAATCCCATGATGAGCCATCGAAATTTCACCTGGTCGCGGGTTCGACCCACCACCAATAATGGCGACAGCAGAAGCAGAATGGTGTGGATGCCTGAAAGGAACAAATTGATTATGGATACGCTTTTCACGAGCAAGCTGATACAAACTCATCACTTCGAGTTGTGCTTGATTTGTTAATGAAGGTAGGATGGAGGGAAAGGATTCAGCTAACAAGCTCTTTCCACAACCAGGAGGACCATTCATTAGCAAATTATGCTCACCAGCTGCAGCAATTTCTAATGCTCTTTTTGCTTTCTCATGTCCAATCACATGACAGAAATCCTTTTGATGAGTGTCAACATCTGGAGTTAGATGATTCTCTGAAGAAAAAGAAGGTTGAGACAGCATGCTTTCTTGCCCTTCCAAATGCTGAACGACTTCCTCGAT
Proteins encoded:
- a CDS encoding transposase is translated as MPYKKRVYIPERFYHIVSRGNRRDPLFRNASDFQAFLHILTQLYEKYPFEIASYCLMNNHFHFQLRSSEVPISKLMALINKRYANYYNTKYRLTGHVFEKRFYDKVIENKEGMLEVSRYIHLNPVEARMVKLAEYYPWSSYQYYKKDSTVPCFMNVNFLLDYYEGTPTQKREKYCCSVTFQ
- a CDS encoding YifB family Mg chelatase-like AAA ATPase; protein product: MTSKVSSIGLKGLEGYRVQVEVRISQDTESMVIVGLPDASVKESRERVLASIAHFDLDVTDKKVVVNLSPPDQKKNGSLFDLAIAIAALKELGEVKREIPTDTAFIGALSLDGSVASGEGILPAVIAARQLGIKRVYLPYDSVLPLHMLQDIECIVVSHIEEVVQHLEGQESMLSQPSFSSENHLTPDVDTHQKDFCHVIGHEKAKRALEIAAAGEHNLLMNGPPGCGKSLLAESFPSILPSLTNQAQLEVMSLYQLAREKRIHNQFVPFRHPHHSASAVAIIGGGSNPRPGEISMAHHGILFLDEIAEFSKKTLDMLRQPLETGEVTISRAHSTVTYPASFILIGAMNPCPCGYLGSLQHYCTCSQKQIQAYRNRLSGPIYDRMDILLSLQSVNVNRPSTTQESSNDIRKRVEKARVRQYERYQQEVSNAKVPFEILVETSALTTEQKKTLTQISSKQNWSNRVQIKIIRLARTISDLAGEERIADQAIWEAMTLRRWEQNKQMTIAREK